Genomic window (Streptomyces sp. RerS4):
TGGACGACCTGGTCGAGGCCGTCCTGACCACCACCGACCGACTGGTCGTCGCCGCCCTCGGCGGCAACGCCGCCGCCGGCGGGGCCATGCTTGCGCTCGCCGCCGACGAGATCTGGTGCCGCTCCGGCGTGGTGCTGAACCCGCACTACCGCCTGATGGGGCTGTACGGGTCCGAGTACTGGACGTACACGCTCCCCCGGCGCGTCGGACCCGCCCTCGCCGAACGGCTCACCACCGAGGCGCTGCCGCTGAGCGCCGCCTCGGCGCAGCGGCTCGGGCTGGTCGACCGTACGGTGCCCTGCGCGCCGCAGGCCTTCGCGGGCGAGAGCGCGCGGCTCGCGGCGCACCTGGCGGCGTTGCCCGCCGCGCAGTCCCGGATCGCCGAGAAGAAGGCGCTGCGCGAGCGCGACGAGGCCGCCCGGCCGCTGGCCTCGTTCCGGGAGGCGGAGCTGGCCCTGATGCGTCGCGCGTTCTTCGACCCGGACGCGCCGTATCACGCCCTGCGCCGGGCCTTCGTGGGCAAGGAGCCGCCGGCGGCGACGCCGCCGCACCTTACACGTGTTACCCCGGAGCGCCCCGCGCTCGTCACCCCCGACGTCACCGGACTGGCCGCGCCTGACGGAGCACCCGGGGCCGCGGACTGTTAGCAAGAAAGGTGAGGCCGAACCGGCCCGACCGCCGCGCACCGCGTGGCCTCACCCGCTCCCCGCCCCCTCCCCAAGGAGGCATCCGCATGGATGCAGCACCGTCCGCCCCCGTCGAAGACCCCCCGATCCACATCCTCTGGATCAACGCGGGGCTGAGCTGCGACGGCGACTCCGTCTCCCTGACGGCGGCGATGCAGCCGAGCATCGAGGAGCTCGTGACGGGCGCCCTGCCCGGTCTGCCCAAGATCGCCGTGCACTGGCCGCTGATCGACTTCGAGTGCGGCCCGGTCGGCGGCGCCGACACGTTCATCGAATGGTTCTTCAAGGGCGAGCGCGGCGAGATCGACCCGTTCGTCCTCGTGGTGGAGGGTTCGGTCCCCAACGAGCGAATCAAGCCGGAAGGTTACTGGTGTGGATTCGGCGACGACCCCGCCACCGGGCAGCCCATCACCACCAGCGAGTGGATCGACCGGCTGGCGCCGAAGGCCCTCGCCGTCGTGGCGATCGGCACGTGCGCCACGTACGGCGGCATCCACGCCATGGAGGGCAACCCGACGGGCGCCATGGGCGTGCCCGACTACCTGGGCTGGGACTGGAAGTCGAAGGCCGGGATCCCGATCGTGTGCGTACCGGGCTGCCCGATCCA
Coding sequences:
- a CDS encoding hydrogenase expression protein HypE; this translates as MDAAPSAPVEDPPIHILWINAGLSCDGDSVSLTAAMQPSIEELVTGALPGLPKIAVHWPLIDFECGPVGGADTFIEWFFKGERGEIDPFVLVVEGSVPNERIKPEGYWCGFGDDPATGQPITTSEWIDRLAPKALAVVAIGTCATYGGIHAMEGNPTGAMGVPDYLGWDWKSKAGIPIVCVPGCPIQPDNFSETLTYLLYQAAGSAPMIPLDDKLRPTWLFGATVHEGCDRAGYYEQGQFAITYDSPKCLVKLGCWGPVVKCNVPKRGWMNGIGGCPNVGGICIACTMPGFPDKFMPFMDEPPGARVSSTASTAYGKVVRKLRALTAHTVDQEPKWRHTGDRLTTGYRPPW